Part of the Camelus dromedarius isolate mCamDro1 chromosome 11, mCamDro1.pat, whole genome shotgun sequence genome is shown below.
GCTTGTGTTGCACCCGGGCACAGAGGGACACCTTACCTTAGGTCTCCTAGGAGGTCAGTGGCAGAAGTATAGCTGGAAGATTGGTGTGTAGCTTTAATATAAGACAGCAAAGCTTCAAAGATTACATTTTGCTTTCCCtttgtctctccctctttctttctaaaGGGGTAGTGAACGTGCTGCTAACAACTCCACTCTGGGTGGTAAACACCAGGCTGAAGCTGCAGGGGGCAAAATTTAGAAATGAAGACATTGTACCAACCAACTACAGTGGTATTATTGGTGAGTGTCTCTTGGTCGAGTTTCCGTGATAATGCTTATAACAGACAGCCTCACATCTCAGTGTCGAGAAGTAagcatttgttttgttcatgtgtCTGTGGATTGATGGGGATTTGACTCATCTAGGCTGACTCCAGCCTGGGAGCCTCAGCTCCGCgtgtctctcttccttctcctgggaCCAGCCTGAGCGTATACTCTTGGTGATGGCGAAAGCAGAAGAGGACGCGCCCAATCGTACAAGCATATCTCAAGCCCTGTCTGTATCTTGTCTGCTGACCTCCTCTAGACCAAAGCCCATTCAATTTCCAAGCCCCAGGAAGAGGGGGAGAAATATCCCATGGAGTGTAGTGGGAGGGGGTGAATATTTCTGAAGAATAATCTGCTGCACCTTTTTTCTTCTAGTGTTGTCTTTGGATGAAGATACCAAAGTAGTGTAGGATATCTTTGAGCTTCTGCTTTTTAATATATCACATGCCAGGTTCTCCTTTCTCATGTTTCCATCTTTGTAATGAAAACAGTGGTTTTCTTATAAGGCAGTCCTATAAAACGGACTCCAGGAAACTATCTTACTGTTTTCTGTACTAGACTTTGTTGTGAAACACACAAGCCATCAGTTCCCAAGTCTGTGTAATACAGAGTTCCCAGTGGTGATGATTACTTAGGAAAATTTGACATGTTAACCCCAGGTTTGTCAGGAAGAGTTGCCTGTGATTGAAGTTGGTCTCTCAGTAACTTGGTGACTGTCAATATCTGATGATTATTCAAAAGTAGTAACTGATTAATTTGCCTCTAAAATGTCATGGCAAGAAGGAAATCTGGATAGAACCGGTATGGTTTGTGTCCTGGGTACATTTGAACagaatttgtgttgttttctctGGTTAGGGGATTGTCATCACAGGTCCTTGATTTCTTGCTTAGATGCTTTTCACCAGATCATTCGGGATGAAGGAATCTCGGCTTTATGGAATGGCACATTTCCTTCCTTGCTGCTGGTCTTCAATCCTGCCATCCAATTCATGTTCTATGAAGGTTTAAAACGGCAGCTTTTAAAGAAACGAATGAAGGTAATCCCTGATTTTGAAAGCAGCAAATAATCTCTGACACCTTCTTGTTTAGATTGATGTAGTTcattctttctttgctttccagctttcttctttgGATGTGTTCATCATTGGTGCAATAGCCAAAGCAATTGCCACCACGGTTACCTATCCCATGCAGACGGTACAGTCAATCCTGAGGGTGAGTCCCTGGATTTAGTCAAACAACATTCTAAAATACGTGGTTTCTCTGTGTGAAGCAATGTTAATGAAGTAGTCAGTTGTTAAGCCAGAGCATTCCTCTTCCATTTTTCCGTTTGTCTGACATTTTGCTAACCAGTCGGGCTATCAGTTGGTTTCCTATTTGGCTTGGAACAAAGTTTACATTTGCAATTTCTTAGGTAACATGGTATCTCAGAAAACCCAAATATGGAGGAAGGTTCTTTAAGGACCTCAGGAAAATGTAAGTTTCCTTCCTTTCGTTCAAGTTGATTTGTTTGGTGTCAGGGTAGATTATCCTTTACAAAATCTTGATTCGTTTAGTTCATTCAAGAGGAATTAATGATTTAGCTTTTCTGAAGCACTTTCAAATTTctagtttttcattcattcagttatttattcattgaGATACGTCTCTTTTAAGCACCCACTCTGTGTGAGGAGCTGGGTGCACATGATGAATAAAAGAGTCCCCGCCCTTAGAGGGATAACAGAGGAgagaatgaacagataaataagcgAGATATAGATAATTACAAGTTCAGGAAAGGACTTACAGGAAGTGAACAGCATCCTGTGACTTAGTGGAGAGCAGCATGGTGGGGAGCTTCCTAAATGGCATGACTGGGAATGGGCTCCTTTGTGGAGCCACGTGTAAATCAAGACTTAAGGGCAGCTAAGGATCCAGCCGTGCCAAGTGCGGGAGGAAGAGTATTCTAGATGGAGGAAATGCGATGTGTCGAGAGCTTGGTGAGTCCTAGGAACTGAAAGGAGGCCATTGTGGCTGGTGGTGGCTCGGGGAGATTGGGAAGTAGCAGGGAGGCTGTAGGTGAGGACAGTGGGAAGCCTTGCAGGGCTTTAGACTGGGGCGTAATGTGGTCTGATTAACAATTTGAGAAGATTACTGTGACTGTTCAGTGGAGAGATAAGAGGAGGCTGTTTCAGTAATACAGGGGAGACATGATGGTGGCCTGGACTTGAAGTCTAGCAGTGGAGAGGAGAGACCAGGTGAGGACAGATTCAAGGTCTGTTTGGgagaaaaaattcaaagaacttGCTGATGAGTAAAATGAGGGTGAAAGTGAAAGTATTTCAGTTCAAAAATATGATTACCTTCTGTTAAAAGTATTTTTACTAGtgtactatttttaaattggtaGCTAACATAAAGGAATTCAGTAGCGTTCAGATAAATTGTTTTGACACTTTTGTAGTACAGAGATTTAATGTGAAGAGCTTGGACTACAGAGATTCTAATTGATGAGTGTTTATCAGAACTTCTTAAAGAACTGAAAGCCATGCCATCAATATCGACATCATCACGGGcatggtttttaattttgaggtaGAATTTTCCCCTACGattctctgtaaaatgaaaattctcaTGCTTGCTTCactgaaaaaatgtttcttattttcacttatttcattgaaatatttcatttatttcattgaaaaatagAGTATTAATGAAATCTACATACTAATTGGATATTTTTATTACCTTATGCTGTAAGATATTACTCCAACATAATTTCCTTTACAggtagaaattaagaaaaaggaagcagTAGCAAAGagtaattatttgattttttttttcttcctcctcagttTGGACGTCACAGACTAAACCCAGAAAACAGAACCCTGGGGAGTCTTCGGAATGTTCTCTATCTTCTTCACCAGCGAGTAAGGTGAGCTTTGTAGATGTTTCACattctgtcctctcttaacagcCATCTCTGCCAAGAAGTGGTTGTGTTTGCTTATCTTGCACCACTGCCTTGGCAGTGGCAGCCCAGAAACTTCTCCCTTGCCTGCTGTGCTCACAGATTTCTCACTTTTGGGGCTTAGTGAGATATGACAGCATTTTGGAAATATTACAGAAAAGTGCAGGGCCTTATTCTTTGTTCGTTACAAATATTCAGGACACCTTCAGAAGGGGAATGCTCCtgtgaaatcctgccatttgtgacaacatggctggaccttgtaggtattatgttaagtgaaataagtcaggcggagaaggacaaataccatgtgatttcactcatgtggaatctttttttttttttcatgtggaatcttaaaaaaaaaaaaagctcattgaGGCAGAGAACacattggtggttaccagagaggaagagGGTTCGAGGGCAAAATGGATGAAAGGAGTCAACTGTACGTAATGGATGGTTATTAGACTTGTGGTGGTGATCAGTGTGTAGTGCACACAGATGTCAaattataatgctgtacacctgaaacatggaattaaaaatgagagagagcCCTCCTATAATCTAACGTAGAGACCATCCTGCTGAGTAGTGCTCCGTCAGTGGCATATCCTGTGACCTCTCGTAGATAGAAACAAGCAGCTATCAGAGAGCCGCAGTCAGAGTGGGAAAGCGGGGGGAGCAGGAAGAGTTACAACAACTTCATAATGGTGACaacagtggtgatggtgatgacagtAGCTAACATTTTTGAGTGCTCgctgtgtggcaggcactgtgctgaatGCTCTGCATAGGCAAGCCCACCTAATCTGAACAATtgccctgtgaggcaggtactATTGTCATTTCCCTGTTTCATTTAAAGAAACTGATCCCTCGGGAAGTCAGATAAGTCAGAGCACCTTTGAAGCAAAAGCTGCTATAACTTTATTACTGTTCCTAGAtgtaagatattttgaaaataaacttattaCAAAGATAGAATATgcttgggattaaaaaaaatcaaagataaagaagtggtataaaGTAAAAACTAAATGCCCACCATAACCAGTGTTGGCAAAAATGTGAAGCAACCAGAATCTTCTTGTGCTAGTGGGAATTCAGAATGGCACGACCACTTTTTCCAAAGAATGCAGTTTGACATTCTGTTAAGTTAAACCGACACCTACCATAGACCCAGCCATTCTCCTTCAAGGTATTTACTGGAGAGAAATGAAGTATATCTACACGAAGACCTGTACataaatgttaatagcagctttctTTGTAagagtcaaaaactggaaacacccCAAATGCCCATCATCAGGGGAGGAGGTACAATTTGTGATatatctatacagtggaatactattcagaaatcagaaggaaggaattactgatacatgcaacaacatagatagatctcaaaataattatgctgagtaaaagaagtcaTACAAAAAAGAattcatactgtatgattccacttatatagaacttagaaaatgcaaatgatcaatagtgacagaaaacagatcagtggttgcctggggccagAGTAGGGGAAGAGGGGGAATGGTTACAGAGGGAGATGAGGAtaattttggaggtgatggatatgttcactaCGTTgaatgtggtgatggtttcacgaGTGTACATCAGTCAGAACTCATTAAATTGAAGTCATTTAAATGTCAGGAAAGCTATAAATACATGCATCCttactgttttctctctctcctttcccttttccaAGAGGTAGTCTCTGTTAACAAAAAGTGTATAGATTTCCAGAATACTgcataaaacatacatttttggGTATTCGTTTTTATACAAATGGGATTATATGGGAATATTGCTTTGCAAACTTGCATTTTTATAAACTTAATgttataaaaaaataagtaaacttaatgtTACAAACAAGCCTCCATATCAATATCTatattagattattttttaatgactgccTTGTTTTTTGTTACATAACATACCATAATTTATTGACTAATACACTTATGGTGaatatttagtttgtttccaagttttgcCTTTATAAAGATTGATAAAAGAATAGCCCATAAATTCAGCTTTGCACACCTGAGTGATTGTATTGCAGAGAAAATTCCTTCAAGTAGAATCACTTGGTTAAGAAGTTTGAACGTATAAAATTTTGATAAGTGTTGCCATATTGATCCAAAAAAAGTGATACCAATTTCCATAGCAATGTGAGAGTTAAGAAAGATGTAGTTAAGAAAATTAAGAACGTAGTGTTAACTAGAAATCTGCAGGGTTATATAATTTTCAGATCCAGTGTGTTTTCACATCTCTCATCTTGTTTGGTTTTCACTCAACCTTGTGAGTGTGGAAGGGTGACTGTATTCCAgtttttgcagattaggaaacagatttagagaAGGAAAGTGATTTGCCCAGCACAAGGCAGATGGAGGCGGAGCCAAATGTTCAAACTCATATGCTCAGTAAGCACTCAGGAActtattaatgaatgaatgaagaactTTTCTTCATCCACTAGAATGTTCTACAGTGATGGAAATATCTGTGCTGTTCAGTAGGGTCaccactaaccacatgtggttGTTgaagcacttgaaatatggccagtacaactgaggaactgaatttttaattttacttaaatttaaatttccacATGTGGCTAATAGCTACTATATCGGACAGGAGAGTATACCATGCCTCGCCTCTCCAGAATTCTGATTGATTAAGAATCACCTGAAGTGCTTGTTAAAATACTGATTCATGCCTCCCCTCTGGGGTGGGACCTGGCAATCTTCATTTCTAAACAGACGCTGGTGATTCTGATGTGAGTGGATATAGAGAAAAATTCACACCAGTCTATCTTTCCTTTACTGCTCACACAGGACACTTCACTTTGGGCACTTCTGGTCACCAGATGTGGGGGTGGGTTCCTGCGCCAAGCAATTCTGTGTAATACCAGCTGAGTGCCctaaaatttaactcaattctgacagtgtctacctggagatagcattAGATCCCACAGGTTCAGTAAGGGCTCACTCCCATGATACTGACCCCCATTTCAGGTGACAGTCACAAGTAGTAGGTCCCCAGGTTACACAGAacttctgtctgacttggctGCAAATTAGAGGTTGCCGTGACCTCCTCTCTCTTGGATTCGATTGTTTGCTGGAGCAGCTCACCGAACTCAGGGGAACACTTATttatgtttaccagtttattaaaggcTATGATAAAGGGTTCAGGCTAACAGCCGGATAAAGAGCTCTGGGAGGCTCCTAAGCACTAGGGCTGCTGTCCCTGGAGTGCTGGGGTGCGTCTCTCTCTTGGTACGTGGGTGTGCttaccaacctggaagctctctgaaccctatactttggggatttttgtgGAGGCTTCATCACATGGGCATGATCCATCATTAACTCCTTTTgcagcccccttccctctctggagaatggtgggtggggctgaaaaTCCCAAGCTTCtgatcatggcttggtctttctggtgaccagccccaccCAGGAGCCCTCCCAGAGCCTTTAGAACGAAAGACACTGCTATCACCCAGGAAGTTAAaggatttaggagctctgtgtcaggaactagGATCAAAGGCCAAATATTAGAGTAAGAAATGCTCCTAGTGCTCTTACCACTTAGGAAATTACGAgggttttaggaactctgtgccaggaactgaggAAGGAGACCAGTATATGTTTTTTCTGTTATCTCACAGCAAACCTAATCTTGAGAAACACTGCAGTGGACTTTCTTGGGGGAACGTAATTCAAGTTGGTCAATGAACTAGAAATCATGAGTTAAGGCTTTCATTCCCATTTATGACATGATTTGTTCCAAATAATAGATTTTCATACAtagcaaatatataaaacatagacTAGCTTCTGAATGGAGCACTCGATTAGCTTTAATATCTCAGTCTGCCTGCCATATGTAGCCCTGGACTTGCTGATGAGATGAACTCACTCTCAACAAGGAACTTTGGAGGCGGCATTTCCTCTGAATTCTTGGTCCTAGCTGGAGCATTCTTCATGTGGTTGGAGCAGTGGTTCTAAAGGGCTGGTCTCCAGGCTAGTGtcatcctcctcctcacctgggagcgtgttagaaatgcaaattcttgaatCCCATTCCAGACTGAATGAATCAGAAACCCTGGACTGGACCCAGCAGTCTGTGGTCCACTGAGCCTTTCAGGCGATTCTGGTGTACGCTAAATTTGAGAACCTCAAGGTTAGACAGTCATATGTATGGGAAGACTCAGCATTGGATAGCTTTTCATTTCTGTCACTTTCTCTAGTTCTGTTGAGGCTAAAATGATGTAAATCAAATGGCAGCTTTCCTACCACTTAGGGACTGTTAGGTTGAAATAGCCAAGTTAGGAGAACATTAAAGTAAAGCTCTAAAAAGTTCTTTGTCATATCCCAGACTTTGGCATTAAGATGATTTTAGGATTTTAGGATCTGCACCCTATCTGTGGGATATTGTCAGCATTCTACAAATTAATGGTGGCTATGAAGAAATACTAAACATTCACCAGTCCCTGAATACctttaaagatagaaaatacCTAAACAACAGAAGTCTGTTAATATTTAAAACTTCCATTGCTTGTTTTGATCCTAAGGATAAACCTTTGCAAagtagtttgtttctttaaaacaggagttgacttttataaagaaaatcttctgtttttttccaaacCTCTTCCCTTTTAGGCGTTTTGGAATAATGGGGCTCTACAAAGGCCTTGAAGCCAAACTGCTGCAGACAGTCCTCACTGCTGCTCTCATGTTCCTTGTTTATGAGAAACTGACGGCCGCTACCTTCACGGTGATGGGGCTGAAGAGCGTGCGTAAGCCCTGAGAGCCCTTCCACTGCCGAGCGCGCGGTGGTGCCCAGGACGAGGGCTTCCTTCTGTGTGTCTTTCACTTGCTCCTTCCACTGAGAACTTTACCCTCATTGGCTTGAAACACATCTAAGGTTAAACATGGGATATAGCCGGCCTGACCCATTACCAACTTAATTTTGATGATGGTTGGTTgaattttgtgggggaggttggaCTAATGGccatatgaaaagaaaacattattgaAAACCTAAAAATGACAGTTTGTGGGGTTTATTGGTTTCTTGAGGGGAATGGACTATGACCCTCATGTATAATCTTTTCCAGTGAAAatctttcttaaatttaccagCCATTCTGTCTCCCAGGACCCTCCCCCAGGTTCTAGGACAAATTTGCTACCATGTAATTCCTCTCATATACTTTTGTAAGTCTTCATCTTGGCACTTTCCTTGCTAAAAATGTTATGGCTATGCCATGGGCATGACTTTTTTTGTTGGGGTTGTTTTCTCCTGCTTAAAGAAAGGTGTCTTCTTCAGTGTGTGAGCTATTTATTTTGTGGGGGAAGTGAAAATTATTAATCCCAAATGATTCTCTTTTAAACTATTTGTAAACATCACTTATTCTTTAGTATTtgatgtaattaaaaatatttattttgaatcaattttttattacaaaactTGAGGTTTCATAAATTCATCCATACAAACCCCAATAAATTGTCAGCACAAAAGACATTCTTAGACGTTGCCCTTATTACAGTATTACATTGGGTTTGCAGCCAGCTGATAAGAATCacagaaaagggggagggagcagacaCTTTGTTTAGGCTCTGGAATATCATCTTTCTTTACAAACTCCTGGGAGAGGCTGTATGTTTTAAGAATAAACATCTGATTGCGGTTATTTCTTTTTGGAAACATTCCTTAGAGTCCTGCTGCTCAGAGCGTTGTGTCTCTGAGTAGCATtgacatcacctgggagcttgttggacATGCAGTCCCAGACCTTCTGGGTcatattctgcattttaacaagatacCCAGGTGATTTGTACTCTCATTAAAGTTCAAGGGACCTTAGGAGCCCCTGACCCCACAAGAGATAAAATTGGTTTCAATTATAGAAACCAAAACAGATTGTTCTCAAAGGAAAGATAGACTAATGTATTAAAACAACCTCTGAAAAAGCTGGGAGTCCTAGTCGTCATTTACTTTTGCCACATAGCACGTATTGAGGTTGGATGGACTTTTGTTATGTGGCCAGGAATGAATTTAGACATCTCAGGGCACTCAAGAAGCAAACTCTCTTGACATTAGTAGAACAACAGCTCTTTGGGTTCTTAACTTGGTTTTTGTCCCTATAACAAAATGACAGGTTTTTCATTTATAAGTCTAATTCATTCAGAGTCAGAGAGAGTGGTAATGAAGTGTCTATGGACTTCAGTATTTAAGTTCAATTTTGAGAGTGGAAGTTTCCTTTCTCTTATTTCCCCTCTGGTCCCTGTGGTAATTTCAAAATATGTGATTATTAAACTAGTAGTAATTGAAAGATTGTTATGTTGTTCCAGAAAGCAAGACTTAAGAGGAACTAATAATCTGGAACTAGACTGAACACTCCCCTGTTTAAGCTAGAGAATTAAAGACAGAGGATTGGCCCtattactacttttttttaaattgaagtatagtcagtttgcaatgttgtgtcagtttctggtgtacagcatgtttccatcatacgtatacatacatatgtttgttttcatattctttttcattataggttactacaagatattgaacatagttccccaCAGGAAAAGAATGATCATAAAGGTGCCATGTGTACTTTTGTTACTGTTTTAACTATGCTGTTTGCCTTGGAACTTGAATTTTGAACTCAAGGTATTATAGGTtgatttgttaaaataatttccaaGTCAAGTTATATAGTTACATTAGATGTTTATGATGTGACAATGTATTTgatgcttctttttttctgattttatgagGGAACAATTTCATACTGAGGTTTTGTGTCCCCTTTGGAAGCTACCAGACTCACTACATAGTTGAAACTAGGTAATGACTCACTCAGTTTTGTAACCTTTGACTAATAATAACTTATGTGAGAAAGCTAAGGAGTTGAAACCTATGCTagggaaatggaaagattttctttttgagTCTTTATGCAGTTTCTTTAGAATGTGAGGAGTAAGAGCCTTAGAGATTTATATTAGTGTCACTGCAGTAGAAAATTTAATTTCTGTAAGTATTTAATCTGTGTGTTGAAGTGGACACTAATATTTCCACGCTTGTTTCTTTCACAGTTAAGCTTGAAACGCAGAAATAGGATTTACCATAAGAACATAAGCAGTGGGCGTTAGAATCTCGGGTTTTATTGACTAGCAAGTTACGTCATCGCCTTGTGCTTCAGCTCTTTGAtaagtggagataataatactCACTACCCACTTCAGAGGATGTTTGAGAGCGAATGATGTCAGCTAAATCTTTTTATGATCGTGAGAGAGGGAAGATGTGAGTGAAACTTATGACAAGCCTGGATTTGTCTAGCAATTTATCTTCCTGAAGCTTGTACACTTTCCCATTTTATAGTCCCAATATCTCTGTGAAATAAGTAGGGACAAGTAATAATGTCCCCATTTAATTAACAAAGAAATTGAGACAGTGGTTGGAGCCACTGTCTTGCCTGGTTGGAGCTGGAACTAGAATTGAGTTTCCTATAGTCTAGTATAATGATTATGAGAACaggttctggaattagacagacCCAGGTTCAACCCTGGTCCTGCTCTGAGCAGCTGTGGGAACAAAGCAATTACTGAACTGGTataaaactcagtttcctcaactgtgaaatgGAGATCTTGATaaacctacctcatagggtgattgtgaggattaaatgagatcatagacATAAATTGCTTAGCACAATGCTTGCCACATGAGAAAAGCTAGATAAATGTTAGTGGTGgccattattatattattattattgatgagGGATATGACTGTTTGAACAGATATAAATGCGGTTCAGTGGAAAGCACTGTGGATTCTGAgccagacctgggttcagattTTCATTCTATCACTTAAAAGCATTATGGGGCATAGACAAGTTATTTCCTCACCTTTCTGAGTCTTTATGTGTTTATCTGTCCAGTAGAAATGATTATCTTGCAAggctgttttatatttattttttatttttctttagtccTTTAATCTTGCAAGATAATCATTTCTGTTGGACAGATGAGGATGtagatataaatacatacatgcacCTGGCACagtatatgacatatatatggGCTTAATAAGTGGCGGGGTTTTCTATTGACatgtaattgacacataacatatcagtttcagatgtacaacatgatgattcaatatatgtgtatattgcaaaatgatcaccatattTAAGTAACTAAACATCTGTCAAAATGTCCATCAGATAAATGCCGTTTGAACCAAAAaaaccaactaggttttactttGGGGCCATGTTTcctctttccatttgttttaattGTGAACATGTCTTTTCTGGGAGGCTTTGGTGTATCTTCAAAAGTGAAGCCAAATCcggtaattttatgttttatccaGTGTTCAAAGTAAGTCCCCCAAACATTTATCATTAATCAGTAAAATATGAACTGGTTCAATAGCAGAAAATCACTGACTGAACTAGTGTCTCATCTTGGCTCTCTGGAAAAGCTAAAGAATAGTGACTTCATGGCTCCAAATGCCACACTTCTCTGGAGAGCACTCCCTCTGGACAGGTAAATTACTTACCTGGCTCGGATGACTGTCACTAGAATACGAAATATATATGAAGGCTCACTTGTATGATATTTACATATGCAGTAAATGTAATTGTACCCCAACAGGGTTTTTACCACTATACAAAGAAAAGGCCTTGTGTTAGTGCTGATGTTCGTGGGGCACACGTAGCCTCTGAAAATGATGTTCATTGGGACATAATGCACAAGAAAATAACGTATCCATGGGCTaggtgagaaaagaaaagaaaggaaattactATGTAAAGACAGAGTAAAGAGGAAATTAGGAGATGGACATGAGGATCAAGGGGAAGGAGGGACAAGGTACCAATGCCTAGCACAGCACTCAAGAAGACATGCTCAAAGAGTATGTGACAACTGGGCATGAACTGTGGAACCCAGCAAATGAGATCCAGTCTGTagtgaaggggaaagggaaggaagctcAGTTTGGAACTAACCATGAGAATGGGTCATGGAACTTCCATGCATTGAGTACCTAGTAATTTACATACATCTTGATATCCTTATAATAACTAAATATATGAGGTTCATTCCCATTAACAGGTAAGTTACTTAAGGCTTCAAGAGTAACTTATCTATGGTCACTCAGTGATTGGGGGGTCAGGATTTAAAATGTAGGCTGACTCCAGAACTTTCTACTTTGCCTCAGTACATCCCTCAGTTGTTCATAAAAGTAAGCCTTCTGAGCCAGTGCGTGGTTCCCTTTTATAACCTGGAGGCGCACATGATTCGAGACGTGTGATTCTTTTTG
Proteins encoded:
- the SLC25A17 gene encoding peroxisomal membrane protein PMP34 isoform X2; its protein translation is MASVLSYESLVHAVAGAVGSMTAMTVFFPLDTARLRLQVDEKRKSKTTHMVLLEIIKEEGLLAPYRGWFPVISSLCCSNFVYFYTFNSLKAVWVKGQHSTTGKDLVVGFVAGVVNVLLTTPLWVVNTRLKLQGAKFRNEDIVPTNYSGIIDAFHQIIRDEGISALWNGTFPSLLLVFNPAIQFMFYEGLKRQLLKKRMKLSSLDVFIIGAIAKAIATTVTYPMQTVQSILRFGRHRLNPENRTLGSLRNVLYLLHQRVRRFGIMGLYKGLEAKLLQTVLTAALMFLVYEKLTAATFTVMGLKSVRKP